Proteins encoded by one window of Paenibacillus sp. DCT19:
- a CDS encoding PTS sugar transporter subunit IIA, with product MSILTTDKVIMNAKAQDKYEAIRMAGQILKDAGHITADYIEKMIEREEIVSTYVGNGLAIPHGTKESKSFILSTGISVIQYPEGVDFGEEKAYMVIGIAAQGGEHMEILTSIAVICAEDENMEALRLAKTAEEVIAILESEMEL from the coding sequence ATGAGTATTTTAACAACAGATAAAGTCATTATGAATGCGAAGGCTCAGGATAAATACGAAGCGATTCGTATGGCAGGACAGATTTTGAAGGATGCGGGTCATATTACCGCTGATTACATCGAGAAAATGATTGAGCGTGAAGAGATTGTTTCAACTTATGTAGGAAATGGCCTTGCGATCCCGCACGGTACGAAGGAATCTAAATCATTCATTTTATCCACAGGTATCTCAGTCATTCAATATCCAGAAGGTGTGGATTTTGGCGAGGAAAAAGCTTATATGGTGATTGGTATTGCGGCTCAAGGTGGGGAACATATGGAGATCCTGACTAGCATTGCAGTAATCTGTGCTGAGGATGAAAATATGGAGGCTCTGCGTCTAGCCAAAACAGCGGAAGAAGTTATTGCTATTCTGGAAAGTGAAATGGAACTATGA